A single Pseudomonadota bacterium DNA region contains:
- a CDS encoding NAD(P)H-hydrate dehydratase, translating into MRCRGAAGVRRRHALMFALTAQQAMEVDRRTIQEVGLPGLVLMENAGRAVVRLIETAFATHLGRGVAVVAGRGNNGGDGLVVARTLASRGVAVRVVSLGKRTQARGDAAVQWSLLQHVAADQIEVIEVDAAVDLPRAAAAISQAGVCVDALFGTGLERPIEGLAAGVVALLNDAAAPVIAVDIASGVHGSTGHVLGCAVRAAVTVCAGALKRGALIHPGAAHCGRLHVAEIGFPPSLIESVCDGVEVTTPTAIGSWLPARELTAHKRSVGRVSIVAGAAGMAGAAVIVTRAALRAGAGLATLAHPRSIGGFPEGLLPEALTRRVDDDGEGAFGASSLQGLVEATSGADAVAVGPGVGRSLATLQVLAALIDVIEVPMVVDADGLRALPLASTSRPDRVLTPHANEMAVLMGEAVEAVVRGPVEVARACARRHGCVVVLKGHRTVVAAPDGRVRINVTGNPGMASGGMGDALTGVIASLLAQGVATFEAAVAGVFAHGHAGDRLAARRARVGWLASDVADEMPHAFDDIRTRPLELGAVTMI; encoded by the coding sequence ATGAGGTGCAGGGGGGCGGCGGGCGTGCGGCGTAGGCACGCACTCATGTTTGCACTCACGGCACAGCAGGCCATGGAGGTCGACCGACGCACCATCCAGGAGGTCGGCCTCCCCGGCCTGGTCTTGATGGAGAATGCGGGCCGGGCTGTGGTTCGCCTGATCGAGACCGCCTTCGCCACCCATCTCGGCCGCGGTGTCGCCGTCGTCGCTGGGCGGGGCAACAATGGCGGTGACGGGCTCGTTGTGGCGCGCACCCTCGCCTCGCGCGGCGTCGCGGTCAGGGTTGTCTCCCTGGGCAAGCGCACGCAGGCGCGGGGAGACGCGGCTGTTCAGTGGTCTCTGCTGCAGCACGTGGCGGCAGACCAGATCGAGGTCATCGAGGTCGACGCCGCGGTCGACCTGCCGCGTGCCGCCGCTGCCATCTCGCAGGCGGGCGTGTGTGTGGACGCACTCTTCGGCACGGGACTCGAGCGGCCGATAGAGGGGCTGGCGGCTGGTGTCGTGGCCCTGCTCAATGACGCGGCGGCACCCGTCATCGCCGTGGACATCGCCAGCGGCGTTCACGGCAGCACGGGTCACGTGCTCGGGTGTGCTGTTCGTGCGGCGGTCACGGTGTGTGCCGGCGCGTTGAAGCGAGGGGCGCTGATCCATCCTGGAGCCGCGCACTGCGGCCGTCTTCACGTCGCCGAGATCGGTTTTCCGCCTTCTCTCATCGAGTCGGTCTGCGACGGGGTCGAGGTGACGACTCCCACGGCCATCGGATCGTGGCTTCCTGCGCGGGAGCTTACCGCACACAAGCGCTCCGTGGGCCGCGTGAGCATCGTGGCCGGCGCGGCTGGAATGGCGGGGGCCGCCGTCATCGTCACGCGCGCCGCGCTCCGCGCGGGCGCCGGTCTGGCCACCCTGGCCCACCCCCGATCGATCGGGGGCTTTCCCGAAGGGCTGCTGCCCGAGGCGCTCACCCGACGGGTGGATGACGATGGAGAAGGTGCCTTTGGCGCGTCGTCGCTGCAAGGTCTGGTAGAGGCCACATCTGGCGCTGACGCGGTGGCGGTGGGTCCGGGCGTCGGGCGATCGTTGGCGACCCTTCAGGTGCTCGCCGCTCTGATCGACGTAATCGAGGTGCCGATGGTGGTCGACGCCGATGGTCTGCGTGCGCTGCCCCTGGCTTCCACATCACGACCGGATCGTGTGCTGACGCCGCATGCGAACGAGATGGCGGTTCTGATGGGGGAGGCGGTGGAAGCGGTCGTTCGCGGGCCCGTCGAGGTTGCCCGCGCGTGCGCTCGGCGTCACGGGTGCGTGGTCGTGCTGAAGGGCCATCGCACCGTGGTGGCGGCCCCAGACGGACGCGTCCGCATCAATGTCACCGGGAATCCGGGAATGGCAAGTGGCGGCATGGGAGATGCGTTGACGGGCGTCATCGCGTCTCTGCTCGCACAGGGCGTGGCCACGTTCGAAGCGGCGGTAGCGGGGGTGTTCGCCCACGGGCACGCAGGTGATCGACTGGCCGCGCGCCGCGCGCGTGTGGGGTGGCTCGCCAGCGACGTGGCCGATGAGATGCCGCACGCGTTCGACGATATTCGCACGCGCCCTCTCGAGCTTGGGGCGGTCACGATGATCTAG
- a CDS encoding 30S ribosomal protein S9 yields the protein MFFATGRRKTAIARVRLTAGKGEVEINGRPIDVYMGRKIMEMIVRQPFEVTGNSGRFDVKVNAHGGGIAGQAGAIRHGIARALVNFDAALRPSLRKAGLLTRDPREKERKKYGRKRARRGFQWTKR from the coding sequence ATGTTCTTCGCCACCGGCCGTCGCAAGACCGCCATCGCGCGCGTGCGACTCACTGCCGGCAAGGGTGAGGTCGAGATCAACGGACGCCCCATCGACGTCTACATGGGCCGCAAGATCATGGAGATGATCGTGCGCCAGCCCTTCGAGGTCACGGGCAACTCGGGTCGGTTCGACGTGAAGGTGAACGCGCACGGCGGCGGTATCGCCGGCCAGGCGGGTGCCATTCGTCACGGCATCGCCCGCGCGCTCGTGAACTTCGATGCGGCGCTCCGCCCCTCGCTTCGCAAGGCCGGACTCCTCACGCGCGACCCGCGCGAGAAGGAAAGAAAGAAGTACGGCCGCAAGCGCGCTCGTCGCGGGTTCCAGTGGACCAAGCGATAG
- a CDS encoding 50S ribosomal protein L13, whose translation MRTFSIKAEEVQKEWFEIDAAGKTLGRLSCEIARVLTGKHKPTFSPHIDMGDHVVVVNAEQVVLTGKKLTDKFYWRHSGYQGSLRLTSAKDMLKRHPERVIEHAVKGMLPNNKLRAVRMGKLKVYAGAAHPHQAQSPKRLEVPTAVLGAQA comes from the coding sequence TTGAGAACCTTCAGCATCAAAGCCGAGGAGGTTCAGAAAGAGTGGTTCGAGATCGACGCGGCGGGCAAGACCCTGGGTCGCCTGTCGTGTGAGATCGCGCGTGTCCTCACGGGCAAGCACAAGCCGACTTTCTCGCCTCACATCGACATGGGTGACCACGTTGTCGTGGTGAACGCTGAGCAGGTCGTGCTGACCGGCAAGAAGCTCACCGACAAGTTCTACTGGCGCCACTCGGGCTATCAGGGCTCATTGCGCCTGACGTCCGCCAAGGACATGCTCAAGCGTCATCCGGAGCGCGTCATCGAGCACGCCGTCAAAGGCATGCTTCCCAACAACAAGCTCCGCGCGGTCCGCATGGGCAAGCTCAAGGTCTACGCGGGAGCCGCTCATCCCCATCAGGCGCAGAGCCCCAAGCGGCTCGAGGTCCCGACTGCCGTCCTCGGCGCGCAGGCGTGA